One genomic segment of Thermoleophilia bacterium includes these proteins:
- a CDS encoding phospholipase, with product MPVNALRVADRIAGNAIERLTNDHHARRLGKLGRSAQRTPPDDGRLWAAGDPPPRAGNALDVLIEGAAYFPALEQAIRCARRSVLIAGWSITPGFALVRDEPPVLLRELLGEAAESVAVRVL from the coding sequence ATGCCGGTGAATGCCCTTCGAGTGGCCGACCGCATCGCGGGAAACGCGATCGAGCGCTTGACGAACGATCACCATGCCCGCCGACTGGGCAAGCTCGGGCGCTCCGCGCAGCGCACGCCGCCGGACGACGGGCGCCTGTGGGCCGCGGGGGATCCGCCGCCGCGGGCGGGCAACGCGCTCGACGTGCTGATCGAGGGCGCGGCCTACTTCCCGGCGCTCGAACAGGCGATCCGCTGTGCCCGGCGCAGCGTGCTGATCGCGGGGTGGTCCATCACGCCGGGCTTCGCGCTCGTCCGCGACGAGCCGCCCGTGTTGCTGCGCGAGTTGCTGGGCGAGGCGGCCGAGTCGGTCGCCGTTCGCGTGCT
- a CDS encoding CsbD family protein, translating to MTGKNADKAKGRAKEAAGALTGDRSLKNKGRADQAKGSVKGAVDKLRGKHRRAK from the coding sequence ATGACTGGCAAGAACGCAGATAAGGCGAAGGGCCGCGCGAAGGAAGCTGCCGGGGCACTGACCGGCGACAGAAGCCTCAAGAACAAGGGGCGCGCCGATCAGGCAAAAGGCTCGGTCAAGGGCGCTGTCGACAAGCTTAGGGGCAAGCACAGAAGGGCCAAGTAG
- a CDS encoding MFS transporter, translated as MRRLLFLACAVVFLDVTFFAVLTPLLPSYQSDLGVGDGAAGLLSASYAAGTLVMALPAGWLAARVGPRRTLIAGLVGIGVFSPLFGFAEHLVLLDASRFLQGASGALMWAGALSWVVSAAPREQRGQVLGTVISAAVVGELLGSPLGAIAHEVGTEIVFSSVTFFAIGLMALALTIPQVAEVDGQPVREAIAAFRGSNVLRGMVMLAGPSVAFGLMVVVAPLRMDDLGASPFLIAAAFASGSVIEAIAGPLIGRYSDRVGRTAPFLFGIEVIIAGVIAMGVFNVLWVQAAAVVAVAFGAGLSFTPASTLVTDAATSAGINQGYASGASEVAWGGGHMVGSAGAGLLAGLSGYLLPSLLVALLLVGVTAVARRTIQTLPTESLAPAAEEFK; from the coding sequence GTGCGTCGTCTGCTCTTCCTTGCCTGTGCGGTCGTCTTTCTTGACGTCACGTTCTTTGCGGTCCTGACTCCGCTGCTGCCTTCCTACCAAAGCGACCTCGGGGTCGGCGACGGAGCGGCCGGGTTGCTTTCGGCCAGCTACGCGGCCGGAACCCTGGTCATGGCCCTGCCGGCGGGGTGGCTGGCCGCCCGGGTCGGACCCCGCCGCACCCTGATCGCCGGCCTCGTCGGAATCGGCGTCTTCAGCCCGCTGTTCGGCTTTGCGGAGCACCTGGTCCTGCTCGATGCCAGCCGATTCCTTCAGGGTGCCTCCGGCGCCCTCATGTGGGCAGGCGCTCTCAGCTGGGTCGTCTCGGCGGCACCCCGCGAACAGCGTGGGCAGGTACTCGGCACGGTGATCAGTGCCGCGGTCGTGGGTGAGCTGCTGGGCTCTCCGCTCGGGGCGATCGCGCATGAGGTCGGTACCGAGATCGTCTTCAGTTCGGTCACCTTCTTCGCGATCGGATTGATGGCACTCGCCCTGACGATTCCGCAGGTGGCCGAGGTCGATGGCCAGCCGGTCCGCGAGGCGATCGCCGCCTTCCGCGGATCGAACGTGCTGCGCGGCATGGTCATGCTGGCCGGTCCTTCGGTGGCTTTTGGATTGATGGTCGTCGTGGCCCCCCTTCGCATGGACGACCTCGGCGCCTCTCCTTTCCTGATCGCCGCCGCCTTCGCCTCGGGATCGGTGATCGAAGCGATCGCGGGGCCGCTGATCGGCCGCTACAGCGACCGGGTCGGACGGACCGCTCCGTTCCTTTTCGGCATCGAGGTGATCATCGCCGGCGTAATTGCGATGGGAGTCTTCAACGTGCTCTGGGTCCAGGCGGCGGCCGTCGTCGCGGTCGCTTTCGGGGCGGGACTCTCGTTCACCCCCGCCAGCACCCTGGTCACCGACGCCGCGACCTCGGCCGGCATCAACCAGGGTTACGCGTCGGGCGCTTCCGAGGTGGCCTGGGGCGGCGGCCATATGGTCGGCTCGGCCGGCGCCGGCCTGCTTGCCGGGCTCTCGGGGTACCTGTTGCCGTCGCTGCTGGTCGCGTTACTGCTTGTCGGCGTGACCGCGGTCGCCCGCCGGACCATCCAGACCCTGCCGACCGAATCGCTGGCGCCGGCGGCGGAGGAATTCAAATGA
- a CDS encoding FAD-binding protein has product MKRAAGNTWSNWAGEQTCHPNLILRPSGLGELTEVVTEAAARGGQVTVAASGHSFTGAALTDDVMIDVDNFSGVIEADRASGLVKVGGGTILADLNRELDGLGLAMPNLGDIDTQTISGAISTGTHGTGAELPNISAQVVAIDLLTADGQLHHLTEEDTPKKLRAARIAIGSLGVITAVTLKTVPAFNLHRIDSPMPLDDLLSNFHELAADNTHFEFFLFSYTRKALTIRRNRTSRPAAPRSRFESYLSDVVLENGIGDIALRWSGRVPASIPRIARFSTFAMNQAERVDVSHRVFANCRTIRFNEMEYALPLEVAPEAVSRVLDLIETQRFPMGMPIECRVVAGDDALLSPAYERPSTYIAVHQYRGMEWRPYFEAIEEIFDSYGGRPHWGKRNTQTAETLAPRYPEWDRFQKVRQKFDPDHVFSNEYVKKVLGS; this is encoded by the coding sequence ATGAAACGGGCCGCCGGCAACACCTGGTCGAACTGGGCGGGCGAGCAGACCTGTCACCCGAACCTGATCCTCCGGCCCTCCGGCCTCGGCGAACTGACCGAGGTCGTGACCGAAGCGGCGGCACGGGGCGGCCAGGTCACAGTTGCGGCCTCGGGCCACTCCTTCACCGGCGCGGCCCTGACCGATGACGTGATGATCGACGTCGACAACTTCAGCGGCGTGATCGAGGCTGACCGCGCTTCCGGCCTGGTCAAGGTCGGGGGTGGCACGATCCTCGCCGACCTCAACCGCGAGCTCGACGGCCTCGGGCTGGCGATGCCGAACCTCGGTGACATCGACACGCAGACGATCAGCGGCGCGATCTCCACCGGCACCCACGGCACCGGGGCGGAACTGCCGAACATTTCGGCGCAGGTGGTCGCGATCGACCTGCTCACCGCCGATGGGCAGCTCCATCATCTGACCGAAGAGGACACACCGAAGAAGCTGCGGGCGGCGCGGATCGCGATCGGCTCGCTCGGCGTGATCACCGCGGTCACGCTGAAGACGGTGCCCGCCTTCAACCTCCACCGGATTGACAGCCCGATGCCCCTCGACGACCTGCTGTCGAACTTCCACGAGCTGGCCGCTGACAACACCCACTTCGAATTCTTCCTCTTTTCGTATACCCGGAAGGCCCTGACCATCCGCCGCAACCGGACCTCACGTCCGGCGGCGCCACGGAGCAGGTTCGAGAGCTACCTCAGCGACGTCGTGCTCGAGAACGGCATCGGCGACATCGCCCTGCGCTGGAGCGGCCGGGTCCCGGCTTCGATCCCCAGGATCGCCCGGTTTTCGACCTTTGCCATGAACCAGGCCGAGCGCGTCGACGTCTCCCACCGCGTCTTCGCCAACTGCCGGACGATCCGCTTCAACGAGATGGAATACGCGCTGCCGCTGGAGGTCGCGCCGGAGGCCGTCAGTCGAGTACTCGACCTGATCGAAACGCAGCGCTTCCCGATGGGCATGCCGATCGAATGCCGCGTGGTCGCCGGCGACGACGCGCTGCTCAGCCCGGCTTACGAACGGCCGAGCACCTACATCGCCGTCCACCAGTACCGCGGCATGGAATGGCGGCCGTATTTCGAGGCGATCGAGGAGATCTTCGATTCCTACGGCGGACGCCCGCACTGGGGCAAGCGCAACACGCAGACGGCGGAGACGCTCGCCCCGCGTTATCCCGAGTGGGACCGGTTTCAGAAAGTGCGACAGAAGTTCGACCCCGATCACGTATTCAGCAACGAATACGTAAAAAAGGTCCTCGGCAGCTGA
- a CDS encoding MFS transporter, with product MRTLAILGLAALSFALAQTTLIPALAELAVEFDTNASGIAWILTGYLISAAVFTPIFGRLGDMFGKRRMLVLALAIFAAGSVVSALGSSVQAIVAGRILQGVGGGIFPLCFGIIRDEFPKERVSASIGLISATAGIGGGLGLVFGGLILDNTSYHWIFWMGAAMAVIAAVAAHFLVPESPNRTPARIDYRGAIVLAVGLILPMYAISEANNWGWASGRTIGLSLVGVAILTFWIWLERRTKDPLAEVSLMKSPPVLMTNIATLFIGFGMFGSFVLIPQLVESPTSTGFGFGYSATQAGFVMLPAALMMLVAGPLSGIVGSRIGNKYPLAIGGMLAGTGLVGIGLMHETVLPIVLWNMVSSMGVGLAFAAMPNLIMESVPMSRTGEATGFNALIRSVGSSLGSQVVASILTASIVVGTQLPTDAAFKTAFMAAAGVSILAGVMALLIPSTSHEHQSVADEIGAASPLGEPAFSGER from the coding sequence ATGCGCACTCTCGCCATCCTCGGACTTGCCGCGCTTTCATTCGCCCTCGCCCAGACCACCCTGATCCCCGCCCTCGCCGAGCTGGCCGTCGAATTCGACACCAACGCCAGCGGCATCGCCTGGATCCTCACCGGATACCTGATCTCCGCCGCCGTCTTCACCCCGATCTTCGGGCGACTCGGCGACATGTTCGGCAAACGTCGCATGCTCGTCCTCGCGCTCGCCATCTTTGCCGCCGGCTCCGTTGTCTCGGCCCTCGGAAGTTCCGTCCAGGCGATCGTTGCCGGCCGGATCCTCCAAGGCGTCGGCGGTGGAATCTTCCCCCTCTGCTTCGGCATCATCCGGGACGAGTTCCCGAAGGAGAGGGTCTCCGCTTCGATCGGCCTGATCTCGGCCACGGCCGGCATCGGCGGCGGGCTCGGGCTCGTCTTCGGAGGTTTGATCCTCGACAACACCTCCTACCACTGGATCTTCTGGATGGGCGCGGCCATGGCCGTGATCGCAGCCGTCGCCGCCCACTTCCTGGTGCCGGAATCGCCGAACCGCACCCCGGCCCGGATCGACTACCGCGGCGCCATAGTGCTGGCGGTCGGCCTGATCCTGCCGATGTACGCGATCTCGGAAGCCAACAACTGGGGCTGGGCCAGCGGCAGGACGATCGGCCTCTCGCTGGTCGGCGTCGCGATCCTCACCTTCTGGATCTGGCTCGAGCGCCGGACCAAGGACCCGCTGGCCGAGGTCAGCCTGATGAAGAGCCCTCCGGTGCTGATGACCAACATCGCGACGCTGTTCATCGGCTTCGGCATGTTCGGCTCGTTCGTCCTGATCCCCCAGCTGGTCGAATCTCCGACTTCCACCGGTTTCGGCTTCGGCTACTCGGCAACCCAGGCCGGCTTCGTCATGCTGCCCGCTGCCCTGATGATGCTGGTCGCCGGACCCCTGTCCGGAATCGTCGGCTCCCGGATCGGCAACAAGTACCCGTTGGCGATCGGCGGGATGCTCGCCGGGACGGGACTTGTCGGGATCGGCCTCATGCACGAGACCGTGCTCCCGATCGTCCTCTGGAACATGGTCTCGTCGATGGGCGTCGGACTCGCTTTCGCCGCGATGCCGAACCTGATCATGGAATCGGTGCCGATGAGCCGCACCGGAGAGGCGACCGGGTTCAACGCCCTGATCCGCTCGGTCGGCTCCTCGCTCGGTTCGCAGGTGGTCGCCTCGATCCTGACCGCGAGCATCGTGGTCGGGACCCAGTTGCCCACAGACGCCGCCTTCAAGACGGCCTTCATGGCCGCGGCCGGCGTGTCTATCCTTGCTGGAGTCATGGCGCTGCTGATCCCGAGCACGAGTCACGAGCACCAGTCGGTCGCCGACGAGATCGGCGCGGCTTCCCCGCTCGGCGAACCCGCCTTCTCAGGTGAGCGATGA
- a CDS encoding TetR/AcrR family transcriptional regulator, protein MTPKTATSETDESVSEAPRRADAVRNRERVIKAAEEVFGEHGIEAGIPEIAEKAGVGKGTVYRNFETKEDLVSAVLATRLARFNDMTVESIDKDDSWEAFRDLLRDAIRGKMQDRNFLIGLNHHGKSELLEYERERSKVLLGQLMDKAIEQGKMRKDAQAEDVSVLFGGICRVLNEQGQEDPKVWLRYADQVIDAFRVQPA, encoded by the coding sequence ATGACGCCGAAGACCGCCACATCCGAAACCGACGAGTCTGTCAGCGAGGCACCGCGCCGCGCCGATGCAGTCCGCAATCGGGAGCGCGTGATCAAGGCGGCCGAGGAAGTCTTCGGCGAGCACGGGATCGAAGCGGGCATTCCGGAGATTGCCGAGAAGGCCGGAGTCGGTAAAGGCACCGTCTACCGGAACTTCGAGACCAAGGAAGACCTCGTCTCGGCGGTGCTCGCGACCCGGCTGGCCCGCTTCAATGACATGACCGTCGAGTCCATCGACAAGGACGATTCCTGGGAAGCGTTTCGCGATCTGTTGCGTGACGCCATCCGGGGGAAAATGCAGGACCGGAACTTCCTCATCGGCCTGAATCATCACGGCAAGAGCGAGCTGCTCGAATATGAACGGGAGCGCTCCAAGGTGCTGCTCGGTCAACTGATGGACAAGGCCATCGAGCAGGGCAAGATGAGAAAGGACGCGCAGGCGGAAGACGTGAGCGTGCTGTTCGGTGGAATCTGCCGGGTACTGAACGAGCAGGGGCAGGAAGATCCCAAGGTCTGGCTGCGTTACGCCGACCAGGTGATCGATGCCTTCCGCGTTCAGCCCGCCTGA
- a CDS encoding APC family permease — protein MTWYGILAAGALFGLVYVFPVPQLFMPGLSVPISALIAMVIMIPVFVVYAGFGSAMPRMGGDYLYQSRALHPSIGFTFTFAWEVFMWLTFTTVGGIVVSQLGLQPLLFNLGLAWDSTWLIDKANWFGSPDGLLVTTLVLVVLSFITTVRGLGVYRKIQRWFIVPAIIISNVTLLVLLMRSQDSFFAKFDAFHEKALGITDASTKVQDFALSGAISDPGFSLKYTVLFLSVTGLIWYVVFGAQGLLGETKQANNFGKLFKAFTIGGLFVGLFAWVLPTFLFQQMAGGDFMYAYANAAGAEGGIEVAAGSSIPSLAMMMTTSPIVSFLLSIGFIAVGFYFANCVFMNMTRVLSAMGMDRTLPEWFSKVSQRFHAPVNAAIFYFIVAVGINILFRYDEEAQATIILGGAFTSVGVIAVTGLAGVFFAYRAKHVYDVSPVAKHRLFGLPLIAVAGAVTFLAAGGVTVANLFVPELGFTTGWSRTLLLVSLLISAIWFFAYRAWQKSRGVDIDLTFKEIPPE, from the coding sequence ATGACTTGGTACGGGATCCTCGCGGCCGGTGCACTCTTCGGCCTCGTCTACGTGTTCCCGGTGCCCCAGCTGTTCATGCCCGGTTTGAGTGTTCCGATCTCGGCACTGATCGCGATGGTCATCATGATCCCCGTCTTCGTTGTCTACGCCGGCTTCGGTTCGGCCATGCCGAGGATGGGAGGTGACTACCTCTATCAATCGCGCGCGCTTCACCCATCGATCGGCTTCACCTTCACCTTCGCATGGGAAGTCTTCATGTGGCTCACCTTCACCACCGTCGGCGGCATCGTTGTCAGTCAGCTCGGTCTTCAGCCACTGCTTTTCAACCTCGGACTTGCCTGGGATTCGACCTGGCTGATCGACAAGGCCAACTGGTTCGGCAGCCCTGACGGCCTGCTGGTGACCACGCTCGTACTGGTCGTCCTCTCATTCATCACGACGGTTCGCGGGCTCGGCGTCTACCGCAAGATCCAGCGGTGGTTCATCGTGCCGGCGATCATCATCTCGAACGTGACCCTGCTGGTCCTTCTTATGAGGTCGCAGGACTCGTTTTTCGCCAAGTTCGATGCCTTCCACGAGAAGGCGCTGGGCATTACCGACGCCTCGACCAAGGTCCAGGACTTCGCCCTTTCGGGAGCAATCTCGGACCCGGGTTTCTCGCTCAAATATACGGTCCTGTTCCTCTCGGTCACCGGCCTGATCTGGTACGTCGTATTCGGCGCTCAGGGCCTCCTCGGTGAGACCAAGCAGGCGAACAACTTCGGCAAGCTTTTCAAGGCGTTCACGATCGGCGGTCTCTTCGTCGGCCTCTTCGCATGGGTACTGCCGACGTTCCTTTTCCAGCAGATGGCCGGTGGCGACTTCATGTACGCCTACGCCAATGCGGCGGGTGCCGAGGGTGGCATTGAAGTGGCGGCTGGATCATCTATTCCCAGCCTGGCCATGATGATGACCACCAGCCCGATCGTTTCGTTTCTGCTTTCGATCGGGTTTATCGCAGTCGGTTTCTACTTCGCCAACTGCGTCTTCATGAACATGACCCGCGTCCTGAGCGCGATGGGCATGGACCGCACTCTTCCAGAGTGGTTCTCGAAAGTCTCGCAGCGCTTCCACGCACCGGTCAACGCGGCGATTTTCTACTTCATCGTTGCGGTCGGCATCAACATCCTCTTCCGGTATGACGAAGAGGCGCAGGCCACGATCATCCTCGGCGGAGCCTTCACCAGCGTCGGCGTGATCGCGGTCACCGGTCTGGCGGGTGTGTTCTTCGCGTATCGCGCGAAACATGTCTACGACGTCTCTCCGGTGGCAAAGCACAGATTGTTCGGGCTGCCGTTGATAGCCGTCGCTGGCGCCGTTACGTTCCTCGCCGCCGGCGGAGTGACGGTTGCCAACCTGTTCGTACCCGAACTCGGGTTCACGACCGGCTGGTCACGGACGTTGCTGCTGGTCAGCCTCCTGATATCGGCGATCTGGTTCTTCGCCTACAGGGCCTGGCAGAAGAGTCGCGGAGTGGACATCGATCTCACCTTTAAAGAGATCCCACCGGAGTAG
- a CDS encoding metallophosphoesterase, with product MGLFGKKAKPDKANRKRILFATDFHGSEYTFAKLIKVLDLWSPDVLILGGDVAGKGLLPVLVDGDRARMRWMGEEHDVPLAEIEQYEDRANQLGFYPYRVDAAGLARLKEDEEFKDRVFEDLMMERWSEWLERLEARCAELEIPAYVIAGNDDPWALDELNEVERQWVKGADGKVLPLLDHWSLLSIGLANETPWQCPRDVPEERLTEELEALAEQVDDFRTVIANIHVPPYGSSLDIAPELDTSVVPPRPITGSTVPVGSTASRDFLEKHQPLLSLHGHIHESPGKVDIGQTYALNPGSEFAEGILRAVLVTVEPGRVVGHQFVSG from the coding sequence TTGGGATTATTCGGAAAGAAGGCGAAGCCGGACAAGGCGAACAGGAAAAGGATCCTGTTCGCCACCGACTTCCACGGCAGCGAATACACGTTCGCGAAACTCATCAAGGTCCTCGACCTTTGGAGTCCGGATGTCCTGATCCTCGGCGGCGATGTCGCCGGTAAAGGCCTGCTCCCCGTCCTGGTGGACGGGGACCGGGCCCGGATGCGGTGGATGGGCGAGGAGCACGACGTGCCGCTCGCCGAGATCGAGCAGTACGAGGACCGGGCAAACCAGCTCGGCTTCTATCCGTACCGGGTAGACGCCGCTGGCCTCGCCCGCCTGAAGGAAGACGAAGAGTTCAAGGATCGGGTCTTCGAGGACCTGATGATGGAACGCTGGAGCGAGTGGCTCGAGCGATTGGAAGCAAGGTGCGCGGAACTCGAGATTCCGGCTTACGTGATCGCTGGCAATGACGATCCCTGGGCACTTGACGAGCTGAATGAGGTCGAGCGGCAGTGGGTCAAGGGAGCGGACGGCAAAGTACTGCCGTTGCTCGACCACTGGAGCCTGCTCTCGATCGGTCTTGCCAACGAGACGCCCTGGCAATGCCCGCGCGACGTTCCTGAGGAACGGCTTACCGAAGAGCTCGAAGCGCTCGCCGAACAAGTCGATGACTTTCGCACTGTCATCGCCAACATTCACGTACCGCCGTATGGATCCTCACTCGACATCGCCCCCGAACTCGATACGAGCGTCGTCCCGCCCCGGCCGATCACCGGATCGACCGTTCCCGTCGGTTCGACCGCGTCAAGGGACTTTCTCGAGAAGCATCAGCCTCTGCTTTCCCTCCACGGTCACATCCATGAATCACCGGGCAAGGTCGATATCGGACAGACCTATGCCCTGAATCCGGGGAGCGAATTTGCCGAAGGAATCCTGCGAGCGGTCCTGGTAACCGTCGAACCCGGTCGGGTCGTCGGTCACCAGTTTGTGAGCGGATAA
- a CDS encoding aminopeptidase P family protein produces MTDTDSINGIPRGEFADRRAELRQRLAERGLDGVLVVSRGANGADWGADVVYLTNHYSPFPQIPDRPPLWSGRGSAAVVMPTAEDASLVVEIPDWRQDLVVCDDVRFSSDLWAGTAATLKDRGLGSGKIGLIGRESLPYIAIERIQSELPGLEFEWADDIIESMRLIKSPAELDLVRESVRVGSEMVAAFLEAAVPGATESDCVIAAFSKGVSQGAFPLDIPVTSGEHIDHFQWDRMPSWDHKRKLEVGDMIHPDMYGTVGGYFYDMVRTTVVGRKVTEAQREVLEAPIALVEHVIEAIKPGVSAGELFDRGAAWLAEHDFEVPGGDAKGNFAQSFPSFGHSMGLAWEHPFVCPNEPTLLEPGMVFAIEVEIGRPGAGTGAFEHDVIVTENGVENMTDNLQRVWWE; encoded by the coding sequence ATGACTGACACCGACTCGATTAACGGCATCCCTCGTGGTGAATTCGCCGATCGCCGCGCTGAACTTCGGCAGCGGCTCGCCGAACGCGGTCTCGACGGCGTACTCGTCGTCAGCCGCGGTGCCAACGGCGCCGACTGGGGTGCCGATGTGGTCTATCTGACCAACCACTACTCGCCCTTCCCGCAGATTCCCGACCGGCCGCCACTTTGGTCTGGCCGGGGTTCGGCTGCGGTTGTGATGCCGACCGCCGAAGATGCCTCTCTGGTCGTCGAGATTCCCGACTGGCGCCAGGACCTCGTGGTCTGTGACGACGTTCGCTTCTCTTCCGACCTCTGGGCCGGAACGGCGGCGACCCTGAAGGACCGCGGACTCGGCAGCGGCAAGATCGGACTGATCGGGCGCGAAAGCCTCCCCTACATCGCGATCGAACGGATTCAGTCGGAGCTGCCCGGACTCGAGTTCGAGTGGGCCGACGACATCATCGAGTCGATGCGTCTGATCAAATCGCCGGCCGAACTTGATCTGGTCCGTGAATCGGTGAGGGTCGGCTCGGAGATGGTAGCCGCCTTCCTTGAAGCCGCGGTGCCGGGTGCGACGGAATCCGACTGCGTGATTGCCGCCTTCAGCAAGGGCGTATCCCAGGGCGCGTTTCCGCTCGATATCCCGGTGACTTCGGGCGAGCACATCGACCACTTCCAGTGGGATCGCATGCCGTCCTGGGACCACAAGCGCAAGCTCGAAGTCGGCGACATGATCCACCCGGACATGTACGGCACCGTGGGTGGCTACTTCTACGACATGGTGCGGACGACGGTTGTCGGCCGCAAGGTGACCGAGGCGCAGCGTGAGGTCCTCGAAGCGCCGATTGCTTTGGTCGAGCACGTGATCGAGGCGATCAAGCCCGGGGTGTCGGCCGGTGAGCTCTTCGACCGCGGTGCGGCCTGGCTTGCCGAACATGACTTCGAGGTCCCCGGCGGCGACGCCAAAGGCAACTTCGCCCAGAGCTTCCCGTCGTTCGGTCACAGTATGGGCCTGGCCTGGGAGCATCCATTCGTCTGTCCGAACGAGCCCACTCTGCTAGAGCCGGGGATGGTCTTCGCGATCGAAGTTGAGATCGGTCGTCCAGGTGCAGGCACCGGGGCCTTCGAGCACGATGTAATCGTCACCGAGAACGGTGTCGAGAACATGACCGACAACCTGCAGCGCGTTTGGTGGGAATAG
- a CDS encoding carbon-nitrogen hydrolase family protein, with the protein MAASLLVAPIGRTGRSTTAAGSDQNLQTVGDQGGLLSEIRAAADGGADLIVLPQLSFSPYFPANRNREALELGERFPSKPMAAAREAARDSWLAASGYECKGEGVFYVRGELGSGSAGCHLVQQQHRIEAATGRYEQMFFSPGHTGRAVAESPWGAVGMLIGADVREIGSWTELLNLGASLVLASVSETADSWRGTCSIAAGLATVYGIALVLVNRSPADDEPDFAGGSLVVDPDGQEIAAGADGLFPLESFVTSARREV; encoded by the coding sequence GTGGCTGCTTCCCTCCTGGTCGCTCCGATCGGCCGGACCGGCCGTTCAACCACGGCTGCGGGTTCCGACCAGAACCTTCAGACCGTGGGCGATCAAGGCGGTCTCTTGTCCGAGATCCGTGCTGCGGCTGACGGTGGCGCCGATCTCATTGTGCTCCCCCAGCTCAGCTTCTCTCCCTACTTCCCGGCGAATCGGAACCGGGAAGCGCTCGAGCTGGGAGAGAGATTTCCTTCTAAACCGATGGCTGCGGCCCGGGAAGCTGCCCGCGACAGCTGGCTGGCGGCATCCGGCTACGAATGCAAAGGTGAGGGCGTTTTCTACGTGCGGGGTGAGCTGGGATCCGGCAGCGCGGGTTGCCACCTTGTCCAGCAACAGCACCGGATCGAGGCGGCAACCGGCAGGTACGAGCAGATGTTCTTCTCGCCCGGGCACACTGGTCGGGCCGTGGCCGAATCCCCCTGGGGTGCGGTCGGCATGCTGATCGGTGCCGACGTTCGTGAGATCGGCTCCTGGACGGAACTCTTGAATCTCGGTGCTTCCCTGGTGCTGGCGTCGGTCAGCGAGACCGCCGATAGCTGGCGAGGGACCTGCTCGATCGCCGCCGGTCTGGCGACCGTCTACGGAATCGCCCTGGTGCTCGTCAACCGGTCGCCGGCCGACGACGAACCGGATTTCGCTGGCGGGTCACTCGTGGTCGACCCCGATGGGCAGGAGATCGCCGCTGGCGCCGATGGCCTTTTTCCGCTGGAGAGTTTCGTGACAAGTGCTCGGAGAGAAGTTTGA
- a CDS encoding histone deacetylase: MTEESGNLKVEGVGSVEHAYYQRDEPLTGVVLLPNQEDHDTGEHPENIRRLPPLVKRLRESDDWDRLFVMHPRSARFEDIARAHEESYVDSIRLAANDGPTWLDTDTKAGPGSYELALRSSGAGLTAVDAVAMEAYWQPDSLFALIRPPGHHATADRAMGFCLFNHASVAARYAQANYPIDRVAILDWDVHHGNGVQDIHWRDPSVLYISLHQWPLYPGTGSVDEVGEGEGEGFNVNLPMPPGSGDREYGQAIEAVVEPILDEFDPQLLIVSAGQDGHAADTLSNQMISATGFRDMAGGAAAFAKAKGIGLVVLHEGGYNVSTLPQLDHAILGGLGSFPTDLTDIFAEGAPPVSEWPDRLTEILKMQGRYWPGLVDR; encoded by the coding sequence TTGACTGAAGAAAGCGGAAACCTGAAGGTGGAAGGCGTCGGCTCGGTCGAACACGCCTACTACCAGCGCGACGAACCGCTCACCGGAGTCGTCCTGCTCCCGAACCAGGAAGACCATGACACCGGGGAGCATCCCGAAAACATTCGCCGACTGCCCCCATTGGTGAAAAGGTTGAGAGAGAGCGATGACTGGGATCGCCTCTTTGTAATGCACCCGCGGAGTGCCCGTTTCGAGGACATCGCCAGAGCGCATGAAGAGAGCTACGTCGATTCGATCCGACTGGCCGCCAATGACGGTCCGACCTGGCTCGACACCGACACCAAAGCCGGCCCTGGAAGCTACGAGCTCGCGTTGCGCTCATCCGGCGCCGGCCTGACTGCGGTCGACGCGGTGGCGATGGAGGCCTATTGGCAGCCGGACAGTCTGTTCGCGCTGATCAGGCCGCCGGGACACCACGCTACGGCGGACCGAGCGATGGGCTTCTGCCTCTTCAACCACGCCTCCGTGGCGGCTCGATACGCGCAGGCGAACTATCCGATCGACCGGGTTGCAATCCTTGACTGGGATGTTCACCACGGCAACGGCGTCCAGGACATCCATTGGCGTGATCCTTCGGTCCTCTACATCTCCCTCCACCAGTGGCCGCTCTACCCGGGAACGGGCTCGGTCGACGAGGTCGGGGAGGGAGAGGGTGAAGGTTTCAACGTCAACCTGCCGATGCCGCCGGGTAGCGGTGATCGTGAGTACGGTCAGGCCATCGAGGCGGTCGTCGAGCCGATCCTCGACGAGTTCGATCCGCAGCTCCTGATCGTTTCGGCCGGCCAGGACGGGCACGCGGCGGACACCCTCAGCAACCAGATGATCTCAGCCACCGGCTTTCGCGACATGGCTGGCGGCGCCGCGGCGTTTGCCAAAGCCAAGGGGATCGGGCTGGTGGTGCTTCACGAGGGCGGCTACAACGTTTCGACCCTGCCGCAACTGGACCACGCCATCCTCGGCGGGCTCGGCTCATTCCCGACCGACCTCACCGACATCTTCGCCGAAGGCGCGCCGCCGGTTTCGGAGTGGCCGGACCGGCTGACCGAGATCCTGAAGATGCAGGGCCGATACTGGCCGGGGCTGGTGGACCGGTGA